In the Acidobacteriota bacterium genome, CATGAGTATCTCGTCGGGCCACGGGCGCGTGAAGCCTTCGGTCGGCCATTTGCGAGTCGCGTCCACACCCATCTTGGAACCGAAGTTGGGCAGGCGTGAGGCATGGTCGAGCGAATCCACCGGGCCGAGCGTGAACTGGATATCGCGCTCCGGATCGATGTGGTTGAGCGCTTTGAGCGTAACCTCGCCCAGGTCTTGGACGTTCACGTCCTCATCCACGACCACGATGCACTTGGTGAACATCGCTTGTCCCAGCGCCCAGATGCCGCTCATGACCTTGCGCGCGTGCCCGGGATACGACTTGCGGATCGACACGATCATCAGGTTGTGGAAGATGCCTTCGACCGGCAGGTTGACGTCCACGATCTCCGGCAGCGTGACGCGCATGAGGGGCAGGAAGATGCGCTCGACCGCTTTGCCCATCCACGCGTCTTCCATCGGCGGCTTGCCCACGATGGTGGTGGCATAGATCGGATCCTTGCGGTGCGTGATGCAAGTGAGATGGAAGACGGGATACTCGTCAGCGAGCGAATAGAACCCGGTATGGTCGCCGAACGGACCTTCGGTGCGCAGCTCGTCCAGATTCACGTAGCCTTCGAGGACGATCTCGGCGTGTGCGGGGACTTCCAGATCGACCGTCTCGCATTTCACCAGCTCGACCGGCTTCTGCCGCAGGAAGCCGGCGATCATGAACTCTTCCACATCGGGCGGCGCGGGCACGATGGCCGAGAACGTGAGCGCGGGATCGGTGCCGATGGCGACCGCAACCTCGAGCTTCCCTGCCGGCCGCTGCCCTTCCGCGGCGATGGCGCCACCACCGGAGCGTGCCATCACGTCCACCGCGGCTGCAGCGCCTCCGTCCGCTCCCGCCGCAGCGCGGCGCATGGCCTCGCGATAGTGTTCTGCGCCCACCTTCTGCCGCTGCCAGTGCATGCCAGCAGTCTTCGCGTCATAGACCTGCATCCGGTAGCACCCCACGTTGCGCTTCCCACTCTTCGGGTCGCGCGTGATGACCAGCGGCAGCGTGATGAATCGGCCGGCA is a window encoding:
- a CDS encoding UbiD family decarboxylase; its protein translation is MAYTDLREWIAELERAGELKRVSAEVDPVLEVTEITDRVSKAKRTAGRPTGGPALLFEKVKGHPGAQILINQFGSERRMQMALGVGSLDEIAQRIHEFLNVKSPERLLDKMKMLPMLADMGKIFPKTVATGPCKEVIKKGEASLLDLPVLQCWPKDAGRFITLPLVITRDPKSGKRNVGCYRMQVYDAKTAGMHWQRQKVGAEHYREAMRRAAAGADGGAAAAVDVMARSGGGAIAAEGQRPAGKLEVAVAIGTDPALTFSAIVPAPPDVEEFMIAGFLRQKPVELVKCETVDLEVPAHAEIVLEGYVNLDELRTEGPFGDHTGFYSLADEYPVFHLTCITHRKDPIYATTIVGKPPMEDAWMGKAVERIFLPLMRVTLPEIVDVNLPVEGIFHNLMIVSIRKSYPGHARKVMSGIWALGQAMFTKCIVVVDEDVNVQDLGEVTLKALNHIDPERDIQFTLGPVDSLDHASRLPNFGSKMGVDATRKWPTEGFTRPWPDEILMDEKTKTLVSKRWKEYGIE